Proteins from a single region of Macaca fascicularis isolate 582-1 chromosome 5, T2T-MFA8v1.1:
- the LOC141410259 gene encoding LOW QUALITY PROTEIN: transmembrane protease serine 11B-like protein (The sequence of the model RefSeq protein was modified relative to this genomic sequence to represent the inferred CDS: inserted 1 base in 1 codon; substituted 2 bases at 2 genomic stop codons), with the protein MRSSGSHLHLSPNTTTQTERASSGLSQPREVLPQCSSGLKGSSSTAREDTEAEEALRYFEISCPDNNSVTAHIRLVFKGPRSMEENTGKGIESIFHXMLKNHSGSLTTDLNSLRLMEISKVNAAEIINNRCVRCARMSPTFVRVRVGSTAQEGEWPWQARLKMNGQHYCRASLISERYLVTVAHCFKVTKNPKNYTVSFGMKVTLPYMQHDAQQIIIHEDYIQDEHHDDIALILLTKKVLFKNDVHRVFLPEATXIFAPGEGVVVTGWGRLSFNGKYPVFLQKASVKIIDTNTCNAKEAYHGMVQDTMLCARYMEGNIGACQGDSGGPLVHPNSQNXYLVGVVSWRRNECGAINSPGVYTRVTTYDNWIASKTGV; encoded by the exons ATGCGCAGCTCCGGTTCCCACCTGCACCTCTCCCCCAACACCACCACACAAACAGAGAGAGCCAGCTCTGGCCTCAGTCAGCCCAGAGAGGtgctcccacagtgcagcagtgggctgaagggctcctcaagcacagCCAGAGAAGACACCGAGGCtgaggaggcactgaga tattttgaaatttcatg TCCTGATAACAACAGCGTGACAGCACATATACGACTGGTATTCAAGGGTCCCAGATCaatggaagaaaacacaggaaaaggaATTGAAAGTATCTTCCATTAGATGCTGAAGAACCATTCAGGATCCTTGACTACAGATCTGAATTCTCTGAGGCTTATGG AAATCAGTAAGGTCAATGCTGCGGAAATTATCAACAACC GCTGTGTGAGATGCGCAAGGATGTCACCTACATTTGTTAGAGTCAGGGTAGGTTCCACTGCTCAGGAAGGAGAATGGCCATGGCAAGCACGCCTTAAAATGAATGGACAACACTACTGTAGGGCATCATTGATCAGTGAAAGATACTTGGTGACTGTGGCTCACTGTTTTAAAGT gacaaaaaatccaaaaaactatACTGTCAGCTTTGGCATGAAAGTAACTCTACCCTATATGCAACATGATGCTCAACAAATTATTATTCATGAAGACTACATCCAGGATGAACATCATGATGATATTGCACTTATTCTGCTCACTAAAAAGGTTTTATTTAAGAATGATGTACATCGAGTTTTTCTTCCTGAAGCCACATAAATTTTTGCACCTGGTGAAGGAGTTGTTGTTACAGGATGGGGAAGACTTTCATTTAATG GTAAATATCCAGTGTTCCTTCAGAAAGCATCTGTGAAGATTATTGATACAAACACTTGCAATGCTAAAGAAGCCTATCATGGTATGGTGCAGGATACAATGCTATGTGCTAGGTACATGGAAGGAAATATTGGTGCCTGCCAG gGTGACTCTGGGGGACCATTAGTTCATCCTAATTCTCAAA AATACCTTGTTGGAGTAGTGAGCTGGCGAAGGAATGAATGTGGTGCAATCAATAGTCCAGGGGTCTACACACGAGTGACCACCTACGACAACTGGATTGCCTCTAAGACTGGTGTCTAA